The Lycium ferocissimum isolate CSIRO_LF1 chromosome 1, AGI_CSIRO_Lferr_CH_V1, whole genome shotgun sequence genome includes a region encoding these proteins:
- the LOC132047812 gene encoding pentatricopeptide repeat-containing protein At3g62890, whose amino-acid sequence MKVLTKKLISLTHPCLNLWHPTVDSFIWNTLIRAHVQIQPTHNTPLSIFLKMREHDVHVDFYTFPFLLQSIHSPSHLRLGQSIHSQSLVFGFSSDPFVQTSLISMYTASGDVGSARKVFDEMPERDLPSWNSIINANVKAGLVGVARELFDGMPSRNVISWSSMLDGYVRWGKCKEALELFGQMKEENEVMPNEYTVSILLAACEQLGSLEHGKWAHAYVYKLGKEINVVLGTSLIEMYAKCGSIVRARLVFENLGPKKDLMAWSAMISGLAMHGHWEDCLRLFSDMVENGVRPDDITFLGVLSACVHGGLVSQGKEMFERMSKEFGISPSVQHYGCMIDLYGRAGLIDEAWNLLNTMPMEPDVLIWGALLSGARICGDIETCEIALNKIIERDPTNSAAYVLLSNVYAKMGRWKDARHVRNLMETKRVKKVPGCSSIEVNGNIQ is encoded by the coding sequence ATGAAAGTTTTAACCAAAAAACTCATATCTTTAACACACCCTTGTCTCAATCTTTGGCACCCAACTGTTGATTCTTTCATTTGGAACACTCTAATCAGAGCCCATGTCCAAATCCAACCAACTCATAATACCCCACTCTCCATCTTCCTCAAAATGCGTGAACACGATGTCCATGTTGATTTCTAcactttcccttttcttctccAATCCATCCATTCACCTTCACATCTCCGATTAGGACAATCCATTCACTCGCAAAGTCTTGTTTTCGGGTTTTCATCTGACCCATTTGTCCAAACTTCGTTAATTAGTATGTATACTGCTAGTGGCGATGTGGGTTCTGCTCGTaaggtgtttgatgaaatgcctgAACGGGATTTACCTTCGTGGAATTCGATCATTAATGCGAATGTGAAAGCGGGTTTGGTTGGTGTTGCACGTGAGTTGTTTGATGGAATGCCGAGTAGAAATGTAATATCTTGGAGTAGTATGTTGGATGGTTATGTGAGGTGGGGTAAGTGTAAAGAAGCATTGGAGTTGTTTGGACAAATGAAAGAGGAAAATGAGGTTATGCCTAATGAGTATACCGTGTCGATTTTGCTTGCAGCATGTGAGCAGTTGGGTTCACTTGAACATGGGAAATGGGCtcatgcttatgtttataaactTGGGAAGGAAATTAATGTTGTACTTGGAACTTCTTTGATTGAAATGTATGCTAAATGTGGGAGTATAGTAAGGGCAAGATTAGTTTTCGAAAATTTGGGTCCAAAAAAAGACTTAATGGCTTGGAGTGCTATGATCTCGGGCCTTGCGATGCATGGTCATTGGGAAGATTGTCTCCGTTTGTTTTCAGATATGGTAGAGAACGGAGTAAGGCCCGATGATATCACGTTCTTGGGTGTACTTTCTGCTTGTGTACATGGAGGATTAGTGAGCCAAGGGAAGGAAATGTTTGAGAGGATGAGTAAAGAGTTTGGTATTTCTCCTTCGGTTCAGCATTATGGTTGTATGATTGACCTTTATGGAAGAGCCGGTTTGATTGATGAAGCATGGAATCTTCTGAATACGATGCCTATGGAGCCTGATGTGCTTATTTGGGGAGCTCTTCTCAGTGGAGCCAGGATATGTGGAGATATTGAGACGTGTGAGATTGCACTCAACAAAATAATAGAGCGAGATCCCACAAATAGTGCGGCTTATGTTCTTCTCTCCAATGTCTATGCTAAGATGGGTCGGTGGAAAGATGCTAGGCACGTAAGAAACCTTATGGAGACAAAGAGGGTAAAGAAAGTTCCTGGGTGTAGTTCCATAGAGGTCAATGGAAATATCCAGTAG
- the LOC132062104 gene encoding probable protein phosphatase 2C 55 — MAACISSLGHDQYSFNKFDEVIFKFSHKRPYFDFSSYEINDQLENHSNKRLKFSYDADQHLSFSINSSLGLIDQYSFKNVDEFFKINKRLDFSTSNKLPCLKMVAGSLYLPKENPKKPLGEDAHFIHELYQTVGIADGVGGWAKKKIDAGIYARELMKNSFMATYNEPKGDVNPKRVLQEAYRNTNCHGSSTACIITLNSEKNTLCAANVGDSGFFLIRKGKIIYKSPIQQRGRFGCPYQLGNSKDNPSVAQEMELNVEKDDILIVGTDGMLDNMNESEIEEIVLRGMDKKLKAEELASQIGNVALYNSFDRFADTPFARAAERERLSHLHKGGKIDDITVIVSYIQ; from the coding sequence ATGGCTGCATGCATATCGTCATTAGGTCACGATCAATATTCATTCAACAAGTTTGATGAAGTAATTTTCAAGTTTTCGCACAAGAGGCCGTACTTCGACTTCTCTTCTTAtgaaattaatgatcaactgGAAAATCACAGCAACAAGAGACTCAAATTTAGTTATGATGCTGATCAACACTTGAGTTTTTCAATCAACTCATCATTAGGTCTTATTGATCAATATTCATTCAAGAACGTAGATGAATTTTTCAAGATCAACAAGAGGCTTGACTTTAGTACTAGTAACAAATTACCATGCCTAAAAATGGTGGCTGGATCTTTATACTTGCCCAAAGAAAATCCAAAGAAACCACTAGGTGAAGATGCACACTTTATCCATGAATTATACCAAACTGTTGGTATCGCTGATGGCGTTGGTGGCTGGGCCAAAAAGAAAATTGACGCTGGAATTTACGCGAGAGAACTTATGAAAAATTCATTTATGGCTACATATAATGAACCAAAGGGTGACGTGAACCCTAAAAGGGTTCTTCAAGAAGCTTACAGAAACACAAACTGCCATGGATCATCTACAGCTTGTATTATAACCTTAAACTCCGAGAAGAATACTTTATGTGCTGCTAACGTTGGTGACAGTGGATTTTTCCTAATTAGGAAGGGAAAAATTATATACAAGTCGCCAATACAACAACGGGGCCGATTTGGGTGTCCCTATCAATTGGGGAATAGTAAGGATAATCCTAGCGTTGCTCAGGAGATGGAACTAAACGTCGAAAAAGATGATATTTTGATCGTTGGAACGGATGGGATGCTGGATAATATGAACGAAAGTGAGATTGAGGAAATTGTTCTGAGAGGGATGGATAAGAAGTTGAAGGCAGAGGAGTTGGCTAGTCAAATTGGAAACGTTGCGCTGTATAATTCATTTGATAGATTTGCAGATACACCATTTGCAAGAGCAGCTGAGAGGGAACGGCTTAGTCATTTACATAAAGGAGGAAAAATTGATGACATTACTGTTATTGTTTCGTATATTCAGTGA
- the LOC132047821 gene encoding large ribosomal subunit protein eL22y-like, giving the protein MSRAVAAKGGKKKGATFVIDCTKPVDDGIMEIASLDKFLQERIKVGGKAGALGDSVTVTRDKHKITVTCDSAFSKRYLKYLVKKYLKKNSVRDWLRVIASNKDRNVYELRYFNIAENEAEEED; this is encoded by the exons ATGAGCCGAGCAGTAGCAGCTAAGGGAGGGAAGAAGAAGGGAGCTACCTTCGTGATTGACTGTACGAAACCAGTGGATGATGGGATTATGGAGATTGCTTCTCTTGATAAGTTCCTTCAGGAGAGAATTAAGGTTGGTGGAAAAGCTGGTGCTCTTGGGGATTCCGTTACGGTCACTCGTGACAAGCATAAGATTACCGTCACTTGCGATTCCGCTTTTTCCAAGAG GTACCTCAAGTACCTTGTCAAAAAgtacttgaagaaaaatagcGTCAGGGATTGGCTTAGGGTGATTGCTTCCAACAAGGAcaggaatgtttatgaattacGATACTTCAACATTGCTGAGAATGAGGCAGAGGAAGAAGATTAA